The following proteins are encoded in a genomic region of Nitrospira sp.:
- the atpH gene encoding ATP synthase F1 subunit delta → MIKTTVARRYAQALFGLLDQSTIEATRGTLTGLGQAMKESAQLRHVVASPVFGVEEKIAVLTALGDKLGCPPAGKAFLGQLVKKNRVGFLPEIADAFGKLVDQLKRTQPVTVSSATALPPVEQDRIKTHLRESLKREVDVTFQTDAGHLAGLQIHIGSTVVDSTVRGRLRDLQVLLTRE, encoded by the coding sequence GTGATTAAGACAACGGTTGCGCGACGTTACGCTCAAGCCCTCTTCGGGCTTCTCGATCAATCAACCATCGAAGCCACGCGAGGGACGCTCACCGGCCTCGGTCAGGCCATGAAGGAATCAGCTCAGCTTCGCCACGTCGTGGCCTCACCTGTGTTCGGGGTGGAGGAGAAGATTGCTGTACTGACCGCACTCGGCGACAAGCTGGGGTGCCCTCCTGCCGGTAAGGCATTTTTGGGTCAGTTGGTGAAGAAAAACCGGGTGGGCTTTTTGCCGGAAATTGCCGACGCGTTCGGCAAGTTGGTCGATCAATTAAAACGGACACAGCCGGTGACGGTTTCCTCCGCGACGGCTCTTCCGCCGGTGGAACAGGATCGAATCAAGACGCACCTACGCGAATCGCTGAAGCGCGAAGTCGATGTGACGTTTCAGACCGACGCCGGTCATCTCGCCGGCTTGCAGATCCACATCGGCAGCACGGTGGTCGACAGCACTGTCCGAGGCCGCTTGCGCGATTTGCAAGTTCTGTTGACGCGAGAATAA
- a CDS encoding nuclear transport factor 2 family protein, with translation MLQEQGQDSQESEPRTVFSIVGRDTSAGSRDVSSPQQTPPFPPFTQETAIQKVRMAEDAWNTRDPDRVSLAYTVDSVWRNRSEFLIGREAIVRFLTRKWSQELDYRLIKELWAYQDSRIAVRFAYEWHDHSGNWFRSYGNENWEFDGNGLMRRRIASINDLPIKESERRYHWPLGRRPDDYASLSDLGF, from the coding sequence GTGCTGCAAGAGCAGGGTCAGGATTCTCAAGAATCTGAGCCGAGAACAGTTTTTTCGATTGTCGGCCGTGACACTTCCGCAGGAAGTCGTGATGTCAGCAGCCCCCAGCAGACGCCCCCTTTCCCGCCTTTTACTCAGGAGACTGCTATCCAGAAAGTACGCATGGCGGAGGACGCTTGGAATACACGCGACCCCGACCGGGTGTCGCTGGCCTACACAGTCGATAGCGTATGGCGAAACCGTTCGGAATTTCTGATCGGCCGGGAGGCAATCGTTCGGTTTTTAACGCGCAAGTGGAGCCAAGAGCTGGACTACCGCTTAATCAAGGAACTGTGGGCATACCAAGATAGCCGCATCGCCGTACGTTTCGCCTACGAATGGCACGACCACTCAGGAAACTGGTTCCGATCTTACGGCAATGAAAACTGGGAGTTCGATGGAAACGGCCTCATGCGTCGGCGCATCGCGAGCATCAACGACCTTCCTATCAAAGAATCGGAGCGGAGGTACCACTGGCCGCTGGGCCGGCGCCCAGATGATTACGCCTCCTTGTCCGACCTCGGTTTTTAG
- a CDS encoding flagellar motor protein MotB: MGPKQKEIIMRGLKTTVVMTGVVVLMGCASSLKQPDPYIKQSQVCTDRWYGYHQASGCPSVVKAAAPAASKEMAARQAALEMSSELAAANQRVADLESQLADRDKELSGLRGDLSAETAKLQEAQRGLFRALRPEITKGNIAVDLNSERLLINLASGYLFGSGEAQLKPAGVDALKQVGAILNEYPQYRVAVDGHTDNQPIGDALKKRYPTNKELSEARANNAAQALRDGGLASNLSATGHGESNPVASNNTAEGRAKNRRVEVIVK; this comes from the coding sequence ATGGGTCCAAAGCAGAAGGAGATCATCATGCGAGGGCTTAAGACGACCGTTGTCATGACAGGGGTGGTTGTCCTGATGGGCTGTGCTTCCTCCCTCAAGCAACCTGACCCATACATCAAGCAGTCGCAAGTGTGCACCGACCGATGGTACGGCTATCATCAAGCGAGTGGGTGTCCGTCCGTGGTCAAGGCAGCGGCACCCGCTGCCTCAAAAGAAATGGCGGCCCGTCAAGCGGCTCTGGAAATGTCCTCCGAATTGGCTGCCGCCAACCAGCGGGTGGCTGATTTGGAAAGCCAACTTGCCGACCGTGACAAAGAACTCTCCGGTCTTCGGGGCGACTTATCCGCAGAAACGGCGAAGTTGCAAGAGGCGCAACGGGGGTTGTTCCGGGCCCTTCGTCCTGAGATCACCAAGGGGAATATCGCGGTCGATTTAAACAGCGAGCGTCTTCTGATCAACTTGGCTTCCGGCTATCTCTTCGGCTCGGGCGAAGCTCAACTCAAGCCTGCGGGAGTCGATGCGCTTAAGCAAGTAGGAGCAATCCTGAACGAGTATCCCCAGTACAGGGTGGCAGTTGACGGTCATACTGACAACCAGCCGATAGGCGATGCGTTGAAAAAGAGGTATCCGACGAACAAAGAACTGTCGGAAGCCCGCGCCAACAACGCGGCTCAAGCTTTGCGGGACGGCGGGCTCGCCAGCAACCTGTCGGCCACCGGTCATGGCGAGAGTAACCCGGTCGCCAGCAACAACACGGCAGAGGGGCGAGCCAAGAATCGTCGGGTTGAGGTTATCGTCAAGTAA
- a CDS encoding flagellar motor protein MotB: MRPNQKEIIMRGLKTTVVMTGVVVLMGCASSLKQPDPYIKQSQVCTDRWYGYYQESGCPSVVKAAAPDPSKEMAARQAALEGDRQRLSDDLDAARQQNGALSSRANDLERQLADRDGEIAVLRTGADEHAVVASQLSAELAAARQRNSDLESQLADRDKELEELRGALSAEMEKLKEAQRGVLRALRPEFEKGDITIDLNNERLLINLSSAYLFASGQDELKPAGVNALKQVGAVLKDYPEYKVAVDGHTDSVPIQGALKKKFPTNKELSESRAVNAAKALQEGGLSAPTTHGYADTKPVESNTTAAGRAKNRRVEVRVTR; this comes from the coding sequence ATGCGTCCAAATCAGAAGGAGATCATCATGCGAGGGCTTAAGACGACTGTGGTTATGACAGGGGTGGTTGTCCTGATGGGCTGTGCTTCCTCCCTCAAGCAACCTGACCCATACATCAAGCAGTCGCAAGTGTGCACCGACCGATGGTACGGCTATTATCAAGAGAGTGGGTGTCCATCCGTGGTCAAGGCAGCGGCACCCGATCCATCAAAAGAAATGGCGGCCCGTCAGGCGGCGCTGGAGGGGGACCGTCAACGGCTGTCTGACGACCTGGACGCAGCGCGGCAACAGAATGGAGCATTGAGCAGCCGCGCGAATGACTTGGAGAGGCAGCTCGCCGACCGCGATGGGGAAATTGCCGTACTTCGTACCGGCGCCGACGAGCACGCGGTGGTCGCGAGTCAACTTTCGGCTGAATTGGCCGCGGCTAGGCAACGCAACTCAGATCTTGAGTCTCAATTAGCCGATCGCGACAAGGAACTGGAGGAGCTCCGGGGAGCTCTGTCGGCTGAAATGGAAAAGCTGAAAGAGGCCCAACGGGGGGTGCTCCGGGCGCTTCGTCCTGAGTTCGAGAAGGGCGACATTACGATCGATCTGAACAATGAGCGGTTGCTGATCAACTTGTCCTCCGCCTACCTGTTTGCTTCAGGGCAAGATGAACTGAAACCGGCTGGAGTGAACGCACTCAAGCAAGTCGGGGCAGTCTTGAAGGATTACCCCGAGTACAAGGTGGCAGTAGATGGTCATACCGACAGCGTGCCGATTCAGGGAGCACTCAAGAAGAAGTTCCCCACGAATAAAGAACTCTCTGAGTCCCGTGCGGTCAATGCAGCAAAGGCACTACAAGAAGGCGGCCTTAGCGCTCCGACGACGCATGGTTATGCAGACACCAAGCCGGTTGAGTCGAATACGACCGCTGCGGGTCGTGCAAAAAACCGCCGCGTCGAGGTTCGCGTCACGAGGTAG
- the mscL gene encoding large-conductance mechanosensitive channel protein MscL gives MLKEFKEFAMKGNVLDMAIGVIIGGAFGKIVSSLVGDVLMPPLGLLMGKVDFSSLFINLSDTSHPSLVAAKAAGAPTLNYGVFLQSVFDFLIIAFVIFILVKQVNRFKNAAPPPPPPAPPAPTNEEKLLMEIRDLLKGRQ, from the coding sequence ATGTTGAAAGAGTTCAAAGAATTCGCCATGAAGGGCAACGTCCTGGATATGGCGATCGGGGTCATCATCGGAGGAGCGTTCGGAAAAATCGTCTCGTCGCTCGTCGGCGACGTGCTCATGCCTCCCCTTGGCCTATTGATGGGCAAGGTGGATTTTTCAAGCTTGTTCATCAATTTATCCGATACCTCCCACCCGTCTTTGGTGGCGGCGAAAGCCGCTGGGGCTCCGACGCTCAATTACGGGGTCTTTCTGCAGAGCGTGTTTGACTTTCTTATCATCGCGTTCGTCATTTTCATCCTGGTCAAGCAGGTCAACAGATTCAAGAATGCAGCGCCTCCACCTCCACCGCCTGCTCCGCCGGCGCCGACCAATGAGGAAAAATTGTTGATGGAGATCCGCGATCTGCTGAAGGGTCGTCAATAA
- a CDS encoding DUF481 domain-containing protein, with translation MQQSVLLIAILILTSVAIPVFADDGPAPITPAVVPPTAAPPLDVVTLKDGSVIYGEVIEMTDGVLLIKNVLATEVIKVKWAEVSKLTVSHPLPFHFKEGTMLVGTAEEGEPGELRLKAGPSGEIITVPMDTVVQVNPIIQPPVIYVGNVNAAYTQVVGNAHLTTASFVGDVVARSEQLRLTLLGRYVYGAQDGSVTARNARATIKLDYFLTKRLYWFSSAYFETDEFQDLKLRTSLASGPGYQWIEKGDFSGVFKDMMFYTDAGPGYFNEDFRTIPDQVSFRARVATKFDWSLFNELVTLHHDIEMFPSLQDLSNIYLTMNNSVRFKMWGGLVTGFQVTTRYNSRPAPGTVTTDNMYFLTFGYAFDTTRKR, from the coding sequence ATGCAGCAGTCTGTGCTGCTGATTGCAATCCTCATTCTGACCTCCGTGGCGATCCCGGTTTTTGCCGATGATGGACCAGCCCCGATCACGCCGGCTGTGGTACCACCGACTGCGGCTCCGCCGCTGGATGTTGTCACGTTGAAAGACGGCAGCGTCATTTATGGCGAAGTGATAGAGATGACGGACGGGGTGTTACTGATCAAGAATGTGCTGGCTACTGAGGTCATCAAGGTCAAGTGGGCCGAAGTAAGCAAGCTCACTGTCTCTCATCCCCTTCCCTTCCACTTTAAGGAAGGGACCATGCTGGTCGGGACGGCCGAAGAGGGCGAACCGGGAGAGTTGAGGCTGAAAGCCGGGCCGAGCGGAGAGATCATCACGGTGCCGATGGATACGGTCGTTCAGGTGAACCCGATCATTCAACCGCCGGTGATCTACGTCGGAAATGTAAATGCTGCCTATACGCAAGTGGTGGGAAACGCCCATCTTACCACGGCGAGCTTCGTGGGAGACGTCGTGGCGAGGAGCGAACAGCTCCGACTGACCTTGCTTGGCCGCTATGTGTACGGAGCCCAGGACGGGAGCGTCACCGCTCGCAATGCTCGAGCCACGATCAAGCTGGACTACTTCCTCACGAAACGGCTCTATTGGTTCTCGTCGGCCTACTTCGAGACCGATGAATTCCAAGATCTCAAATTACGTACCTCCCTCGCGAGTGGTCCCGGTTACCAATGGATTGAGAAGGGCGACTTCAGCGGAGTATTCAAAGATATGATGTTCTATACAGACGCCGGTCCGGGGTATTTCAATGAAGATTTCCGTACGATTCCGGACCAGGTGAGTTTCCGTGCCCGCGTCGCCACGAAATTCGATTGGTCATTGTTCAACGAACTCGTGACGCTACACCACGACATCGAGATGTTTCCGTCCCTCCAAGACTTGTCCAACATTTATTTAACCATGAATAACAGCGTTCGCTTCAAGATGTGGGGAGGGCTGGTGACCGGATTCCAAGTGACTACACGCTACAACAGTCGACCGGCTCCTGGCACGGTCACGACCGACAATATGTATTTCCTCACCTTCGGCTATGCCTTTGACACCACCCGCAAGCGATAA
- a CDS encoding mechanosensitive ion channel family protein produces the protein MNVVDTLTQYAVQYGLQAAVAIGIFIAGVMASRGAGNFAQQALERQTLEPPVRLLLARVVKIVVLLFTAMIALQTLGVPIAPLLAGVGVAGVGIGLALQGVLSNVMAGLSIIFSKPYKVGEHISLLGVHGDVVVIDLFTTTLMHADRSRVIIPNRKIVGEILHNFGTIRQMRLTIPVSENANLDDALAQVRDVLNRHPSVMKDPVPSVGVASLGDSSLAVAIAIEPWTAVADYSSTQGDLNKLILQRFQEQGIALPSASLTVRVVNDHQPPKLSMS, from the coding sequence ATGAATGTCGTTGATACGCTCACTCAATATGCCGTGCAGTATGGGCTGCAGGCGGCGGTCGCCATCGGCATCTTCATCGCCGGTGTCATGGCGTCTCGCGGCGCCGGAAATTTTGCTCAGCAGGCGCTCGAACGGCAGACCCTTGAGCCGCCGGTGCGGCTGCTGTTGGCTCGCGTCGTGAAAATCGTGGTGTTGCTCTTTACCGCGATGATTGCTCTTCAGACGCTCGGCGTGCCCATCGCCCCGCTGCTCGCCGGCGTCGGAGTCGCAGGAGTAGGGATCGGCTTGGCTTTGCAGGGGGTGCTGAGTAACGTGATGGCCGGGCTTTCGATCATCTTCAGCAAGCCTTATAAGGTCGGCGAACATATTTCGTTGCTCGGCGTCCACGGTGATGTCGTAGTCATCGACCTCTTCACCACGACGCTGATGCATGCAGATCGATCCCGCGTCATCATTCCCAACAGAAAAATTGTGGGAGAGATTCTGCACAACTTTGGAACAATCCGTCAGATGCGTTTGACCATTCCCGTGTCAGAAAATGCGAATCTCGATGATGCACTTGCTCAGGTTCGGGATGTCCTCAATCGGCACCCATCGGTCATGAAAGATCCGGTTCCTTCAGTGGGAGTGGCATCTCTCGGGGACTCGTCCCTGGCTGTGGCTATTGCAATAGAGCCATGGACGGCCGTGGCGGATTACAGCTCGACTCAGGGAGATTTGAACAAATTAATTCTCCAACGATTTCAAGAACAAGGGATCGCGCTACCCTCTGCAAGCCTTACCGTCCGCGTGGTGAACGATCATCAGCCGCCGAAGTTGTCGATGTCGTAG